One region of Glutamicibacter sp. B1 genomic DNA includes:
- a CDS encoding ABC transporter, translating to MESNSDQTTPAMSDVTATAGINNVTIENLTELREVLADLVFVGNPLGAATEIDQLREKTVHQISDYLIPRVSNLGAPLLAVIGGSTGSGKSTLVNSLIREQVSIAGAVRPTTRTPVLAFNPIDQPFFESDRVLPELARIVGSGIPITGDSSRNDALLMKPHESVPQGLAILDAPDIDSVSDDNRALAGQLLNAADLWIFVTTANRYADALPWELLTDAGVRDITVCVVLNRVPPGAEHDIVPDLRRLLAEKNLDPALLHVFNETQLNDQKLLPPEQVEPLSAWLNSLAEDSTKRQELAAQTLAGALRRTTADVGELLAELQDQEKQLDDLRHLTTERFSQAQERINAALNDGSLLRGEILARWQDFVGAGELLRGIEGAIGRVRDRVGAFFSGRPPATHRVEQAIESGLHTVFIAEITKACHDVDRSWKNTPLGKELRDQLATPRPPKDLDEQAAESVRLWQKDILEMIRAEGAGKRKTARLAAFGVNGVAVILMVVVFASTAGLTGIEIGIAGGSAVVGQKLLEAIFGEDAVRRMATRARKMLDSRAEALTGQTMELYSAEIDHAAQPETAQTLSRVTDALNGKEAKK from the coding sequence ATGGAGTCGAACTCAGATCAGACCACGCCTGCAATGAGCGATGTTACTGCAACCGCAGGAATCAATAACGTCACCATTGAGAACCTCACCGAATTGCGTGAAGTACTCGCTGATCTAGTTTTCGTCGGTAACCCGTTAGGTGCCGCAACTGAAATAGATCAGTTGCGAGAAAAAACGGTGCACCAAATCTCTGACTATTTGATACCACGTGTCTCAAATCTTGGAGCTCCACTACTTGCGGTTATTGGCGGTTCCACCGGTTCAGGTAAGTCCACGTTGGTGAACTCGCTCATCCGTGAACAGGTAAGTATCGCAGGTGCAGTTCGTCCAACAACGCGCACACCAGTGCTCGCTTTCAACCCCATAGATCAGCCATTCTTCGAATCTGACCGCGTGCTGCCCGAACTCGCTCGAATCGTTGGAAGCGGAATACCAATCACTGGTGATTCTTCGCGCAACGATGCGCTCCTAATGAAGCCACACGAGAGCGTGCCTCAGGGGCTAGCAATCCTTGATGCACCAGATATTGACTCTGTCTCAGATGACAATAGGGCGCTGGCGGGCCAACTACTCAATGCCGCGGACCTGTGGATTTTTGTGACCACTGCCAACAGATATGCAGATGCCCTGCCATGGGAATTATTGACGGACGCAGGAGTACGAGACATTACTGTCTGTGTTGTGCTTAACCGAGTGCCGCCAGGCGCGGAACACGATATTGTGCCGGATCTACGCCGACTTCTCGCAGAGAAAAACCTAGACCCTGCCTTATTACACGTCTTTAATGAAACGCAACTCAATGATCAAAAGCTATTGCCACCGGAGCAAGTCGAACCGCTTTCGGCTTGGCTAAATTCTCTTGCGGAGGATTCAACCAAACGCCAAGAATTAGCAGCCCAAACACTCGCAGGCGCATTACGACGCACCACCGCGGATGTAGGCGAGCTTCTCGCAGAGCTGCAAGATCAGGAGAAGCAGCTTGATGATCTACGTCACCTGACCACTGAGCGATTTTCTCAGGCCCAAGAGCGAATCAACGCGGCTCTCAACGATGGGTCCTTATTGCGTGGGGAGATCTTGGCACGCTGGCAAGATTTTGTTGGCGCAGGAGAACTGTTGCGGGGCATCGAAGGCGCCATTGGCCGTGTCAGGGACCGAGTAGGGGCATTCTTCTCTGGTAGACCGCCTGCTACTCATCGTGTGGAGCAAGCCATCGAATCGGGTTTACACACGGTCTTTATTGCCGAGATTACTAAAGCGTGTCACGACGTGGATAGATCTTGGAAAAATACACCGCTAGGCAAAGAGCTTCGAGATCAACTGGCTACGCCACGCCCACCCAAGGATCTTGATGAGCAAGCTGCTGAAAGTGTTCGACTTTGGCAAAAAGACATTCTCGAGATGATTCGTGCCGAAGGTGCCGGCAAACGCAAAACAGCACGGTTGGCTGCCTTTGGAGTCAACGGAGTTGCGGTAATTCTGATGGTAGTCGTTTTCGCATCCACCGCTGGACTGACAGGTATTGAAATCGGTATTGCTGGTGGATCTGCTGTGGTGGGACAGAAACTCCTGGAAGCCATCTTTGGTGAGGATGCGGTACGACGAATGGCGACCCGAGCAAGAAAGATGTTGGATTCAAGGGCCGAAGCTTTGACCGGACAAACCATGGAATTGTATTCCGCTGAAATTGATCATGCCGCGCAGCCTGAGACTGCTCAAACTTTGAGCCGAGTTACCGACGCACTGAACGGCAAGGAGGCCAAGAAATGA
- a CDS encoding GTPase: MTERKVIRAVNGLNQQIDSVVEAMQLAEPYLDSESIDLAASVIRKSESRRQLSSEHVVVGLFGATGSGKSTLFNALVGSELASTGVIRPTTTNTVAAIWDTENSGELLDWLEVTDRHVIAESSGPKRRSAKNDFDSGLLLLDLPDMDSTRVEHHEIAKRLVGQVDFLVWVLDPQKYADASIHHGYLNSLRSQQGNILIVLNQIDRVAESDRNTIVSSLRDILLASGLDRLPIVCASATTGEGLEEVHRQIAAAAKNKAIATRRLRADVDQVVHHLSEELGVGKVRLPSQMSQSELERTIANAHGAQYIADAVETSYKLRAARRTGWPLTTWLTRLRNDPLQRMNLGRKRDDPELSITSRPELSVAESAAIDHAVDTYVQQAIEDLPDSWNEPIREQVGSNLQQLDGAVDAAIAGTDLGIEKTSWWWPLVKFIQWVSLLAALAGALWLAAYPLAGYFQFNLPEAPRVEGIAVPTLILVIGVLLGIVLGIGCSFVNRIVAKVKRRKALKNIERSVSGLVRTAVVEPVDEYLNTYNRYAALITSAAKKAE; the protein is encoded by the coding sequence ATGACAGAACGAAAAGTTATCCGTGCTGTTAATGGTCTGAACCAGCAGATAGATAGTGTCGTGGAAGCAATGCAGCTTGCTGAACCATACTTGGACTCAGAAAGCATTGACTTGGCAGCGTCGGTGATCAGAAAATCTGAATCACGTCGACAACTATCTTCTGAACACGTTGTTGTTGGCCTATTCGGGGCAACCGGTAGTGGCAAATCGACACTATTCAACGCATTAGTAGGTAGCGAATTGGCCTCCACGGGAGTAATCCGCCCAACGACTACCAATACGGTTGCCGCTATTTGGGACACAGAAAATTCTGGTGAACTATTAGATTGGCTTGAAGTGACAGACAGGCATGTGATTGCCGAGTCATCCGGACCTAAACGCCGTTCAGCTAAAAATGATTTTGACTCTGGACTGTTGCTCCTCGATTTGCCGGATATGGATTCGACTAGGGTGGAGCACCACGAAATAGCCAAACGGCTAGTAGGCCAGGTCGATTTCCTCGTTTGGGTACTTGATCCCCAAAAGTACGCAGATGCATCCATTCATCATGGATACCTGAATTCTCTACGTAGCCAGCAGGGCAACATCTTGATAGTGCTGAACCAGATTGATCGTGTTGCCGAGTCAGACCGAAACACTATCGTCAGTTCCTTACGGGACATTCTCCTTGCCTCCGGGCTAGATCGCCTCCCTATCGTGTGTGCCTCGGCAACCACAGGAGAAGGACTAGAAGAAGTCCATCGGCAGATTGCCGCGGCTGCAAAGAACAAGGCGATCGCAACCCGTAGGCTTCGTGCGGATGTTGACCAAGTGGTGCATCATCTCAGCGAAGAACTCGGTGTTGGGAAGGTTCGTCTACCAAGCCAAATGAGTCAATCTGAGCTTGAACGAACCATCGCAAATGCACACGGAGCACAGTACATTGCGGATGCGGTGGAAACATCCTACAAACTACGTGCCGCACGCCGCACCGGATGGCCACTAACTACGTGGCTGACCAGGTTGCGCAACGATCCCTTGCAACGAATGAACTTGGGGCGGAAACGCGATGATCCTGAACTATCCATCACCTCACGCCCGGAACTTTCAGTTGCCGAATCAGCAGCCATAGATCATGCCGTTGACACCTATGTCCAGCAAGCTATAGAGGACCTGCCTGATAGCTGGAACGAGCCAATCAGGGAACAGGTAGGATCCAATCTCCAGCAACTGGATGGGGCAGTTGATGCCGCAATTGCAGGCACAGACCTAGGCATCGAGAAGACTTCATGGTGGTGGCCGTTGGTCAAGTTTATCCAGTGGGTCTCACTGCTGGCTGCTCTTGCTGGGGCACTGTGGTTAGCAGCCTACCCTTTGGCTGGCTACTTCCAATTTAACCTTCCAGAAGCTCCCCGTGTTGAAGGTATTGCTGTTCCAACCCTCATCTTGGTGATAGGCGTACTGCTTGGTATCGTCCTAGGAATTGGGTGTTCATTCGTCAATCGAATAGTGGCTAAAGTTAAACGTAGGAAGGCGTTAAAGAATATAGAACGTTCAGTATCAGGCTTAGTTCGCACTGCCGTTGTTGAACCAGTGGATGAGTACCTGAACACTTATAACCGCTATGCCGCCCTTATTACCTCAGCAGCGAAGAAAGCCGAATAG
- the murA gene encoding UDP-N-acetylglucosamine 1-carboxyvinyltransferase: MGKILTIHGGVPLNGTVRVGGAKNLVPKAMVAALLGSTPSILRNVPEIKDVVVVRSLLELHGVKVDQDEATGDLTLDPTQVKTASNQAIDAHAGDSRIPILFCGPLIHSLGEAFIPDLGGCRIGDRPIDFHLEVLREFGAVVDKAPDGIRISAPNGLTGAKLSLQYPSVGTTEQVLLSAVRAKGVTEVSNAAIEPEILDLISLLQKMGAIISVHRDRVIRIQGVETLTGFDHTALPDRNEAASWASAALVTKGDIFVQDAQQRDLTAFLHVYRQIGGEFEVKSNGIRFYHPGGDLNPLILETDVHPGFMTDWQQPLVVALTQAKGVSVIHETVYENRFGFTDALVRMGSTVQVHTDCLGSTPCRFGQRNFKHSAVVVGPAKLTGADIDVPDLRGGFSHLIAALAAEGTSRVTGIEIINRGYEHFMEKLEGLGANVELSN, translated from the coding sequence ATGGGTAAGATCTTGACGATCCATGGCGGTGTTCCACTAAACGGCACCGTACGAGTCGGCGGAGCAAAGAACCTAGTGCCAAAAGCCATGGTTGCAGCTCTGCTTGGTAGCACTCCTTCAATTCTGCGCAACGTGCCAGAGATTAAAGATGTCGTCGTAGTACGAAGCCTGCTTGAACTTCATGGTGTCAAGGTAGACCAGGATGAAGCTACCGGTGACCTCACCCTTGATCCGACTCAGGTTAAGACCGCCTCAAACCAGGCCATCGATGCCCATGCCGGTGACTCTCGCATTCCCATCCTCTTCTGTGGACCATTGATCCACTCTTTGGGTGAGGCTTTCATTCCAGATTTGGGTGGCTGCCGCATTGGTGACCGTCCCATTGACTTCCACCTAGAGGTACTGCGCGAATTCGGTGCCGTTGTGGACAAGGCTCCTGATGGTATTCGCATCTCGGCTCCTAACGGACTGACCGGTGCAAAGCTCTCCTTGCAGTACCCAAGCGTCGGCACCACCGAGCAGGTCTTGCTTTCTGCTGTACGTGCCAAGGGTGTTACCGAGGTGAGCAACGCTGCTATTGAGCCAGAAATCTTGGATCTGATCTCGCTGTTGCAGAAGATGGGCGCCATTATCTCTGTACACCGTGACCGTGTCATTCGCATTCAGGGCGTTGAGACGCTCACCGGTTTTGATCACACCGCTTTGCCTGACCGCAACGAAGCCGCTTCTTGGGCATCTGCTGCGCTGGTCACTAAGGGCGATATTTTCGTTCAGGATGCGCAGCAGCGTGACCTGACCGCTTTCCTTCACGTCTACCGTCAGATTGGTGGGGAATTCGAGGTCAAGTCCAATGGCATTCGTTTCTACCACCCAGGCGGAGACCTCAATCCACTCATCTTGGAAACCGACGTCCACCCAGGATTCATGACTGACTGGCAGCAGCCATTGGTTGTTGCGCTGACTCAGGCCAAGGGTGTTTCCGTAATTCACGAAACCGTTTATGAGAATCGTTTCGGGTTCACCGATGCGCTGGTGCGCATGGGCTCCACCGTTCAGGTACACACCGACTGCCTCGGTTCCACCCCTTGCCGCTTTGGACAGCGTAACTTCAAGCACTCTGCAGTTGTTGTGGGCCCAGCTAAGCTCACCGGTGCTGACATTGATGTTCCGGATCTTCGTGGCGGTTTCTCCCACCTGATTGCCGCCCTTGCAGCAGAAGGCACCAGCCGTGTGACCGGCATTGAGATCATCAACCGCGGATACGAGCACTTCATGGAGAAGCTTGAAGGCTTGGGCGCTAACGTTGAGTTGAGCAACTAA
- a CDS encoding lysophospholipid acyltransferase family protein, whose protein sequence is MVKILATGESAKTKRVFSVLAGIVRPVMNGLMGKSWKGFENLPQGGYIVCPNHLTEIDPLVVGHAIYSNGRLPRWLAKESLFKPPVLGWVMRASGQVPVSRNSASAGESLKQAQKVLDAGGVIVIYPEGTLTRDPNLWPMIGRTGAARLALQTGAPVVPMAHWGDQELLPRYSKKVYLFPRKHVTVSVGAPVDLDDLRGGPRTRTVLQEATDRIMDAITGLQAELRQEEPPAKRWDPSEHGQAQTGRSFEKPDN, encoded by the coding sequence GTGGTTAAGATCCTGGCTACAGGTGAGTCTGCAAAAACCAAGCGAGTTTTCTCTGTACTGGCCGGAATTGTCCGTCCGGTGATGAATGGATTGATGGGTAAGTCGTGGAAGGGTTTTGAAAACCTTCCACAGGGCGGATACATCGTTTGTCCCAATCATCTGACAGAAATTGATCCTCTCGTGGTGGGTCACGCCATTTACAGCAATGGCCGGCTTCCTCGCTGGTTGGCCAAAGAGTCACTTTTTAAGCCACCCGTACTCGGCTGGGTTATGCGTGCTTCTGGCCAGGTGCCGGTATCCCGTAACTCGGCCAGTGCCGGCGAATCCCTCAAGCAAGCTCAGAAGGTTCTGGATGCTGGCGGCGTCATCGTGATTTACCCCGAGGGCACTCTGACCAGAGATCCCAACCTGTGGCCAATGATTGGGCGCACTGGTGCTGCCCGTCTGGCCCTGCAGACAGGTGCTCCCGTGGTGCCCATGGCCCACTGGGGAGACCAAGAACTATTGCCGAGGTACTCCAAGAAGGTTTACCTCTTCCCACGTAAACATGTCACCGTATCCGTTGGTGCGCCGGTTGATCTTGATGACTTGCGGGGAGGTCCTCGTACCCGCACCGTTCTTCAGGAAGCAACTGACCGCATCATGGATGCGATTACTGGCTTGCAGGCAGAATTGCGTCAGGAAGAACCACCGGCAAAGCGTTGGGATCCGAGCGAACACGGCCAAGCTCAAACTGGCCGTAGTTTCGAAAAGCCGGATAATTAA
- the leuD gene encoding 3-isopropylmalate dehydratase small subunit: MEKIITHTGIGVPLRQSNVDTDQIIPAVYLKRITRTGFEDALFAGWRRDENFILNQEPFNTGSVLVAGPDFGTGSSREHAVWALKDYGFKAVISARFADIFRGNSGKQGLVAAEVAQSDIELIWKELENNPGTTVTVDLESRTVQCGSISAPFQIDDYTRWRLMEGLDDIGLTLQHEEDITAYEAKRPGHKPKTLPAQTAG; this comes from the coding sequence ATGGAAAAGATTATTACCCACACCGGCATTGGTGTTCCGCTGCGACAGAGCAACGTGGATACGGATCAGATCATCCCCGCTGTGTACCTCAAGCGCATTACCCGTACCGGCTTTGAAGATGCCTTGTTTGCTGGCTGGCGCCGGGATGAGAATTTCATCCTGAACCAGGAGCCTTTCAATACCGGCTCTGTGCTGGTAGCTGGCCCCGACTTTGGTACCGGTTCGTCACGTGAACACGCAGTTTGGGCGCTGAAGGATTACGGTTTCAAAGCCGTGATCTCGGCTCGTTTCGCTGACATTTTCCGTGGCAACTCGGGCAAGCAGGGTTTGGTTGCAGCTGAAGTCGCACAAAGTGACATTGAGCTGATCTGGAAGGAACTGGAAAACAATCCAGGTACCACGGTGACCGTTGATCTTGAATCACGCACCGTACAGTGCGGATCCATTTCTGCACCATTCCAGATTGATGACTACACTCGTTGGCGTCTGATGGAAGGGCTGGATGATATCGGCCTGACCCTGCAGCATGAAGAGGACATCACCGCTTACGAGGCGAAGCGTCCGGGGCATAAGCCTAAAACTCTGCCAGCTCAGACTGCGGGATAA
- the thiL gene encoding thiamine-phosphate kinase, with translation MTSNQPEATVGDLGEQGILETILPLLDSRKANLGPGDDAGALSVKSSEVLVSVDTLVENQDFKLVWPSGLEHRAYDIGWKSIAQNVSDINAMGGTSTGAVISLSLPASTSLEWVKDFAQGIAEAINSLGATELTILGGDLGKSTEISVTTTVLGECAHGKILRSGAKPGDSIAVAGRLGDAGAGLEVLEHSRDANTWNRAVRRIAEAQCRPVPPLGSGPRAAEAGAHAMMDISDGLVRDSARLAKSSGVSIDFNRQALQTFATRLTPAAQLTGADPMDWVLHGGEDFGLLATFPAGTEIPEEFTVIGAVTARSGRRSQVSVDGKLVTANSGFDHFN, from the coding sequence GTGACTAGTAATCAGCCTGAAGCTACCGTTGGAGACCTTGGCGAGCAAGGAATACTTGAGACTATTCTTCCGTTACTTGACTCGCGGAAGGCTAATCTTGGTCCCGGAGACGATGCTGGTGCGCTGAGTGTTAAAAGTTCAGAGGTCCTCGTGTCGGTGGACACTCTTGTCGAAAACCAAGACTTCAAATTGGTGTGGCCTAGCGGTCTTGAGCACCGTGCCTACGACATCGGTTGGAAATCGATTGCCCAGAATGTTTCGGACATCAACGCTATGGGCGGCACATCCACTGGAGCCGTCATTTCCCTGTCACTACCGGCATCTACGTCTCTTGAGTGGGTTAAGGACTTTGCCCAGGGCATCGCGGAGGCGATTAACTCACTTGGGGCCACCGAGTTGACCATCCTCGGGGGAGATCTCGGTAAGTCAACGGAAATCTCGGTCACCACCACGGTGTTGGGGGAGTGCGCCCACGGAAAAATTCTTCGTAGCGGTGCTAAGCCAGGGGACTCGATTGCAGTGGCTGGCCGATTAGGTGATGCCGGTGCAGGACTAGAAGTTCTGGAACACAGTCGAGATGCAAATACTTGGAACCGTGCCGTGCGCCGAATTGCAGAAGCGCAATGCAGGCCAGTTCCACCGCTTGGCTCGGGACCACGGGCCGCGGAAGCCGGGGCTCACGCGATGATGGACATCTCCGATGGATTGGTGCGCGACTCCGCGCGTCTTGCCAAGAGTAGTGGCGTGAGTATCGATTTTAATCGACAAGCTCTGCAAACTTTTGCGACACGTTTAACCCCTGCAGCTCAATTGACTGGCGCTGACCCCATGGACTGGGTTTTGCATGGCGGTGAAGATTTTGGGCTACTGGCGACTTTCCCGGCTGGCACAGAAATACCAGAAGAGTTCACGGTCATCGGTGCCGTGACGGCGCGCAGTGGACGGCGTTCACAAGTGAGCGTTGACGGGAAACTTGTGACTGCCAACTCCGGCTTTGATCACTTCAACTAA
- a CDS encoding NAD(P)H-dependent glycerol-3-phosphate dehydrogenase, producing MTKPLPRKIAVMGAGSWGTTFAKVLADSVADQEIPVQIWARRDDAANEINERHTNSRYLRETKLPANISASSNQREVLEGADLVVLAIPSQSLRRELAVFKKYFEPEAVLLSLMKGLERGTDLRMSEVIAEVTQFPEDRVAVLSGPNLAMEIAREQPTASVVACSDGETAQWIAELCSAPYFRPYTNDDVLGVELGGIVKNIIALAVGMCDGMGMGDNTKSTVITRGLAETTRLVLSLGGRLDTLAGLSGLGDLVATCSSSLSRNNTAGRLLGQGLFLDEVNDRMSQTAEGIKSARAVFDLARAHEVEMPITEAVVMVLEGSLSVENMAARLLSRELKSEGEQN from the coding sequence ATGACTAAGCCGCTTCCACGTAAGATCGCTGTGATGGGTGCCGGTAGCTGGGGCACCACCTTTGCCAAGGTCTTGGCAGATTCTGTAGCAGATCAAGAAATTCCGGTGCAGATCTGGGCACGTCGAGATGACGCTGCTAATGAGATTAACGAACGCCATACCAATTCGCGCTACTTGCGCGAGACTAAGCTTCCTGCCAATATTTCAGCTTCCTCCAATCAGCGTGAGGTTTTGGAAGGCGCAGACTTGGTGGTCTTGGCAATTCCTTCACAATCGCTGCGACGCGAGTTGGCAGTGTTCAAGAAGTACTTTGAGCCTGAAGCTGTGTTGCTCTCACTGATGAAGGGCCTTGAACGCGGCACTGACCTGCGCATGAGTGAAGTTATCGCAGAGGTGACTCAGTTCCCAGAAGATCGTGTAGCGGTACTTTCCGGTCCAAACCTCGCTATGGAAATTGCCCGTGAACAACCAACTGCTTCGGTAGTTGCTTGTAGCGACGGAGAAACTGCACAGTGGATTGCAGAGCTGTGCTCTGCACCTTACTTCCGTCCTTACACTAACGATGACGTGCTCGGCGTAGAACTTGGCGGAATCGTCAAAAACATCATTGCGCTTGCCGTTGGTATGTGCGATGGCATGGGCATGGGTGACAACACGAAGTCCACTGTGATCACCCGTGGGTTGGCCGAGACTACTCGACTGGTTCTATCACTTGGTGGCCGCCTTGATACTTTGGCTGGCCTTTCTGGCCTTGGCGACTTAGTCGCTACCTGTTCTTCATCCTTGTCGCGTAACAACACTGCAGGACGGCTGCTGGGTCAGGGTCTCTTCCTTGACGAGGTCAATGACCGCATGTCTCAAACTGCCGAGGGCATCAAGTCCGCCCGTGCCGTCTTTGATCTCGCGCGTGCTCATGAAGTTGAGATGCCAATTACTGAAGCAGTGGTTATGGTTCTTGAAGGTTCACTGAGCGTTGAAAACATGGCAGCGCGACTGTTGTCCCGCGAGCTGAAATCTGAAGGAGAACAGAACTAA
- the leuC gene encoding 3-isopropylmalate dehydratase large subunit has product MQSPQTLAEKVWSAHVVRQGEGNGESRQPDLIYIDLHLLHEVTSPQAFEGLRLAGRQLRRPDLTIATEDHNTPTLDIDKPIADLTSRTQINTLRDNCKEFGVRLHSLGDKEQGIVHVVGPQLGLTQPGMTVVCGDSHTSTHGAFGALAFGIGTSEVEHVMATQSLSLKPFKTMAINVEGTLKPGVTSKDIILAVIAKIGTGGGQGYVLEYRGSAIRSLSMDARMTICNMSIEAGARAGMIAPDETTFEYIKGRPHAPKGEDWDAAVADWKELHSDEGAQFDAEVFLNADDLEPFVTWGTNPGQGISLSQRVPSPEDFEDENDRKACERALNYMGLTGGTPMKDIRVDTVFLGSCTNSRMEDLRAAAAVIKGKTKDPNVRMIVVPGSARVRLEAEAEGLDQVFKDFGAEWRFAGCSMCLGMNPDQLDEGERCASTSNRNFEGRQGKGGRTHLVSPLVAAATAIRGTFSSPSDLINEPAAV; this is encoded by the coding sequence ATGCAGTCGCCCCAGACATTGGCAGAAAAAGTTTGGAGTGCACATGTTGTGCGCCAAGGTGAAGGTAATGGAGAGTCCCGCCAGCCGGACTTGATTTACATTGATCTTCACCTCCTACATGAGGTGACCTCACCGCAGGCCTTTGAGGGGCTTCGTCTGGCCGGGCGTCAGCTGCGCCGTCCAGACCTGACCATCGCGACGGAAGACCACAACACTCCAACGCTTGATATCGACAAGCCCATCGCGGACCTGACCAGCCGTACCCAGATTAATACCCTGCGTGATAACTGCAAGGAATTCGGGGTACGTCTTCACTCCTTGGGTGACAAGGAACAGGGAATTGTCCACGTCGTTGGCCCACAGTTGGGGTTGACTCAGCCGGGCATGACCGTGGTCTGCGGTGACTCCCACACGTCAACGCACGGCGCTTTTGGAGCACTGGCCTTTGGTATCGGCACCTCTGAGGTGGAGCATGTCATGGCCACTCAGTCATTGAGTCTGAAGCCATTCAAAACCATGGCCATCAACGTTGAAGGCACGTTGAAGCCAGGGGTCACTTCCAAAGACATTATCTTGGCCGTCATCGCCAAGATTGGTACCGGCGGTGGCCAGGGATACGTGCTTGAATACCGTGGTTCAGCCATCCGTTCGCTGTCCATGGACGCACGCATGACCATCTGCAACATGTCCATTGAGGCGGGCGCTCGTGCTGGCATGATCGCGCCAGACGAGACGACTTTTGAATATATTAAGGGCCGTCCTCACGCTCCAAAGGGCGAAGATTGGGATGCTGCAGTAGCAGACTGGAAGGAATTGCACTCCGATGAAGGAGCGCAATTTGATGCAGAGGTCTTCCTGAACGCTGATGACCTTGAGCCATTCGTCACCTGGGGAACCAACCCCGGTCAAGGTATTTCACTGTCGCAGCGTGTTCCTTCACCAGAAGATTTTGAAGACGAGAATGATCGCAAGGCTTGCGAGCGCGCGCTGAACTATATGGGACTCACCGGCGGTACGCCGATGAAGGACATCCGTGTGGATACGGTCTTCTTGGGCTCCTGCACCAACTCCCGCATGGAAGACTTGCGCGCCGCAGCAGCAGTGATCAAGGGTAAAACCAAGGATCCAAATGTTCGCATGATTGTTGTGCCAGGTTCGGCGCGCGTACGACTGGAAGCAGAAGCAGAAGGACTTGATCAAGTATTCAAGGACTTCGGTGCTGAATGGCGCTTCGCCGGTTGCTCCATGTGCTTGGGAATGAATCCTGATCAGCTGGATGAGGGGGAGCGTTGCGCTTCAACATCTAACCGTAACTTTGAAGGCCGTCAAGGTAAGGGCGGACGTACCCACCTGGTTTCGCCTCTGGTTGCAGCAGCTACCGCCATTCGCGGTACGTTCTCTTCACCTAGCGACCTGATCAACGAACCAGCCGCAGTCTAG
- a CDS encoding IclR family transcriptional regulator, translating to MTIGSGVGVLDKAAAILNALENGPTSLSQLVELTDISRPTVHRIAQSLVHHGLVGRDMHGRFELGNRLVELASAAGEDRLVSAAGPILLKLRDLTGESTQIFRKQGDFRVCIASAERPIGLRDTIPVGTQLSMKAGSAAQILLAWEDNERMVEGLHHARFTPTILAGVRRRGWAQSLGEREPGVASVSAPVRGQSGRVIAALSLSGPIERLTRQPGKIHHEAVTSAAHELSELLRVQNDHA from the coding sequence ATGACAATAGGTAGCGGTGTTGGTGTTCTAGATAAAGCGGCAGCCATCCTCAACGCATTAGAAAACGGACCAACGTCCCTTTCTCAGTTGGTAGAGTTGACTGATATTTCGCGCCCTACGGTGCATCGCATCGCTCAGTCTTTGGTTCACCACGGGCTAGTAGGCAGAGACATGCACGGCCGTTTCGAACTGGGGAACCGACTGGTGGAATTAGCCAGTGCCGCAGGCGAAGACCGCTTGGTCAGCGCAGCAGGACCAATTCTTCTCAAACTGCGAGATCTCACGGGCGAAAGTACACAGATTTTCCGCAAGCAGGGAGACTTCCGTGTATGTATCGCCAGCGCCGAGCGTCCTATTGGCCTGCGCGACACAATTCCTGTCGGAACACAGTTATCTATGAAGGCAGGCTCTGCAGCTCAGATCCTATTGGCATGGGAAGACAATGAACGCATGGTCGAGGGACTGCATCACGCGCGTTTCACCCCAACTATATTGGCTGGTGTGCGCCGGCGCGGATGGGCCCAGTCCTTGGGAGAACGCGAACCCGGTGTGGCCTCTGTATCCGCACCGGTCCGCGGCCAGTCCGGACGAGTCATCGCTGCGCTGTCTCTCTCCGGACCCATCGAGCGCTTAACCCGTCAGCCCGGCAAGATTCATCACGAAGCAGTGACCAGTGCAGCCCACGAGCTTTCTGAACTGCTTCGAGTTCAAAACGACCATGCTTAA